Within the Opitutaceae bacterium TAV5 genome, the region ACGGCGATGCGCCGGTACCCGAACTCCACGGCCTTGGTGAGCATAAGGTGAAAGCCGTGCGAGGTATGCACAGCCACCCGGTGCAGTTGCGGCCTGGTGAACGAGAATCCGAGCGCGACGGCGGCGTAGTGTTTCCAGTCGAGTCTTTCCAGTATCTCCGACGGTCGCAGGATGCCCGCCACGATGAGTCCCGTGATATTGCGATTGCGCAGGATCGAGGCGAGCCGGCGGGCGGTAAGGTGCGGCTCGTGGAGCCAGATCGGTTCCAGCGCATAACCGAGTTCGCGGGCACGTTCCTGGGCTCCGCGATAATGGCGGCCCATATAGAGCGGCAGGTTGTTGATGTGACCGCTTTCGGGATGCGTATTCAGAAACCCGAGACTCGCCTGAAACGCCGGTGTGCGCGTCGTGCGCAGGTGAGCCATATAAGCAGCAGCGAGCGGATTGGGCCGCCAGCCGAGTTTCTCGGCGGCAGCACGGATGCGCTTGCGCGTTTCGGACGGGATCTTGGAGTGGCCGCGCAGGGCATGGGAAACGGTGGACTGATTGCATCCGCAGGCAGCGGCGATCTCGCGGGTCGTGGGGTTTCTGTTAGGCATCGTGATGCCTGAAATTGGGCTTTAGCATTTCGGACCGCAAGTTGATATGGGCGGCACGATCCTCCGATTCACCGCCAATCATCAATCCCCCCGACACCCGTCTCCGTCATGTCACTCCCCGAAAAATCCCGTCGCCATCCCGTCGCCCCCCACCGCCCTCCCGCGGGCTTCACCCTCATCGAGCTGCTCACGGTCATCGCCATCATCGGCATCCTCGCGGCGATCATCCTGCCGACGGTTTCCCGTGTCCGGAAGACGGCCCGCAAGATTCAATGCGCAAACAACATGCGCCAGATCGCCACTGCAATGCTGCTGTATGCCAACGACCATCGCGGCAACCTGCCGGTGGCGGTCGACGGAAGCGAACGGTGGGATTCCATGCTGCGCACCTACCTGGGCATCGTCCCCGTCGCGGGAGGCGGCGCGGCCAGTCCGTCACTCATCTACAAATGTCCGGAGGATCCGCGTCCGCTCGTGGTCTCGGAATCGCCGGCGAAATGGGCGCGCTCCTATACGCTGTTGCGCGCCAACGACAGCGAGAACCAGTGGGCCCAGGGCATCGGTGTTTTCGGCTCGGTCGGCGGAGTCCAGTACAGCCGCAATCTGTCGGAACTGGCATTTCCCTCCAAGTCGGTGATGTTCACCGAACTGTTTACCAGTTCATCCGGCGCGATCGTGGACAATTACCAATACGCCGGCGCCTTCTGCATCTCGACCGGGTGGCACGCTGACACGGGTGACAAGGTCACCGGACGCATCAATGGCGGATTCTACCACGGCAACTCCATCAATTTCGCCTTCGCCGACGGTCACATCGAGTCCACCAACCCGAAAAATATCAATACGAGCGCGTTCAATCATTTCCGGGCCTGGTAAACGGTGCGGCGGCAGCGAACGCGAAGCGCAACGCCCCACATCAACGCCACCCGGATCACCGCCAGGGTAACGGAGACAGCCACACCCGTGCCCCGCCCCTGCCTGATCCTCTCCCACCTGCTCCCGACCTCCATGCATATGAACATACCATCATCCTCCCTGGTTCCCAAACTCGCGGCGTCCCTCGTGGCTTCCGCAACCCTCGCCATCAGCGCATTCGCGTTCGATGTCATCAACGAAGACTTCAGCTCCGGCTGGAGCGGCCTGTCCGCATCCGGCTGGACGCGCATGGCCTACAATACGACCGGCGCCCCCTCCCTGATCGCACTCGACGGCGGAACGGGAAGCGCAGCGAAGTTCAACAATGTCGGCATCGCGAAGGATTTTTCGTCCACGCTCACGCTCGCCAAAGATTTCGAACTTACCGCCAGCATCACGGCCAGCGCCTACCAGCGTTCGGTCTATATTCTCGTGACCAGCGCGCCCGATGCGGAAGGGAAAATCTCCGGCTACGGCCTGGTGCTCAACACAGCACTGGAAAACAACTACGGCGGCCAGGGATGCGTTTCCATTCGCAAACTCGACGGCGTGATCGCCGCGGACCTCAAGGCAAACGATCCCCTCGGCTCCAACCTCACCACGCCGGTGGCATCCGGCATCACGCTCTCCATCGGGGCCGACCCGACGTCGGCCAGCCAGTTTGGCTCGATCCGCCTCACCTGGAATGCCGTCGATGGCTCACTTGATCTGTATCTCGGCGGCAGTTCGGTGGCTGCGGCATCGATCAGGGACACGTCGTTCTCGTCGTTTTCCAACATCTACATTTCGGGAAACAGCGCCGGCTACTTCGACAGTCTCACGCTCACGACGACAGCCAGTCCGATCCCCGAACCCGGCACGTATGCGTTGATTGCAGGTGGCATGCTTCTGATATGTGCGCTCATGCGCCAGCGTGCACGACGACGCTCCGCGTGAACGGTCTGCTGCCGCTGCCCTGCGGGGCGGCAGTTCCATTCATCGGGACGGGCTTCCCTCCGTTCAGGGAATCTCGCTGTAGGGACGGCTGGCCACGCGCCAGTCCCAGAAAAGTGTGTTG harbors:
- a CDS encoding LacI family transcriptional regulator; the protein is MPNRNPTTREIAAACGCNQSTVSHALRGHSKIPSETRKRIRAAAEKLGWRPNPLAAAYMAHLRTTRTPAFQASLGFLNTHPESGHINNLPLYMGRHYRGAQERARELGYALEPIWLHEPHLTARRLASILRNRNITGLIVAGILRPSEILERLDWKHYAAVALGFSFTRPQLHRVAVHTSHGFHLMLTKAVEFGYRRIAVVVSRSYDNRVDHGVLYPTWFLQKHLPRTHRILTHIFPEPTEDAVPGIQAWIAQNRPEIILGEEIVWQSLRRMKWRVPQDVAFINNDWSPEYPKTAGFNQHHELHGSVAVDMVVAALMQNERGLPAVPRLTLIEGEFADGLAAPPKTEIPTISQPVNLL
- a CDS encoding N-terminal cleavage protein — translated: MSLPEKSRRHPVAPHRPPAGFTLIELLTVIAIIGILAAIILPTVSRVRKTARKIQCANNMRQIATAMLLYANDHRGNLPVAVDGSERWDSMLRTYLGIVPVAGGGAASPSLIYKCPEDPRPLVVSESPAKWARSYTLLRANDSENQWAQGIGVFGSVGGVQYSRNLSELAFPSKSVMFTELFTSSSGAIVDNYQYAGAFCISTGWHADTGDKVTGRINGGFYHGNSINFAFADGHIESTNPKNINTSAFNHFRAW
- a CDS encoding anchor protein, with product MHMNIPSSSLVPKLAASLVASATLAISAFAFDVINEDFSSGWSGLSASGWTRMAYNTTGAPSLIALDGGTGSAAKFNNVGIAKDFSSTLTLAKDFELTASITASAYQRSVYILVTSAPDAEGKISGYGLVLNTALENNYGGQGCVSIRKLDGVIAADLKANDPLGSNLTTPVASGITLSIGADPTSASQFGSIRLTWNAVDGSLDLYLGGSSVAAASIRDTSFSSFSNIYISGNSAGYFDSLTLTTTASPIPEPGTYALIAGGMLLICALMRQRARRRSA